caTTAATCTAGTCTATATTTCATAAGCATACAATAGACACAAgattattagtttttgttttttgtcagACCTGAGAATACCTACAAGTTGGGAGTGTTACTTCATGACTATCCTGGtcacaaataaaactaaggCTAAAGCTTAGAAGTGGCTTTTTCATGAAAAAGACGAAGTTAAtgaacattattaaatgtaCTATGTTCAGCACAGAAAACAGACAGCCTGAGATCAAGTTGAGTATAGCGATAATGTTCTCCAGGTTCAAAAATTGTAGAACCCATTTCCGCGACAAGTTGATCACGTTGTTACCTACGTAGACCAAGTTAATGACTTGTGACATGTGTTTTAGGCTCGGCTCCGTATATTTGTTACCCCTTTGAGTACCTAGTAAGTATTCTAAAGGGCTTGATTATGTTTCCTAAACCCGTGCAACCTTATGATTATAATCAATGCAATTATTGCAAtagaaaatatacctatatttttcatgattttagAGGGACGGTTAAACATTGTAATTGAATAGAAACAGACCTAATATAATTACGTAGGCCGAATGTTTGGTCGCCATACCGTGCCCAGttgcaaatacaataatattactactaGAAACTAGACATAAGTAAGCACATAAGATCatctaagtaattaaaattaatacaactAGGTACAAATCGTATTGCCACTTTAactattaaatcaatttattcgATTTATTTAGGTCTTCCGCCTGTTTGGGGCTATCTCAGTGTTAATCATAGAAATTAGACAGACACCGCATTTGgttctgtttaaaattaatacagtTACAAATACCTAGGTACATATCAAAATGTCATTCAGCTAAACTGctaaataatatagtaataagATACCACAATAATATAGTTGTATGTACCTATACAACTATAGTGTATACCGAGGAACAGTATCTACATAATGACGCGGTGTTTAGAATCGAGTAAGTATGTAGGTACGCCATAGCTACACCGTGTGACATCAATGTTCTACCACATCTGTCCAAGCCTCCGTGACGGATCGTAAGTGTGCACGGGTGCTCCAGAGACAGGATTGTACAAATATTGACAAACTATTTGCGTTGTAGCTTTATTAGATGTCCAAAAAGCTCGAATCCCGAGAGCTGCTAGTGTAAGATACTTATACAAATCACACTTACTATGGTATCTACCTTcccattcaaaataattatttatgtggaTGGATGACCACGTGACTTGTATCCATATCTTTTCTAGTAGGTGACATAGTAATAGTCTCGTCGCTAACGCTAATATGCTTAAGACTTCAGTAAATGAATAATGCAAAGGAAGTTAGTACTTTGATGATAGGAAACCTAATGTAAGTTAGGAGTCGGGAAGCTTTTTTGTTGACGATAATATGAGGCGACGCGTACGGGTTGCGGTGCTAGTCTAAAACCGCAGCTCAGCGTCGCCGCTGCCCGCGCCGCCGTCCTCGTCATCGGCCGGAGCGCCCTCTGCGCCCTCCTCCGACTTTTCACCTGCAatcaaatgcatttttttttactctcaATTACTTAAACGGAATCTCAAAATCAGAATTAGTTTAAAGTTTGAGAATTGTTCGTGGATTGCTGGCGGCTTTGGCGGTAGACGCCTTAGAGGTAGGTACGCACCGGGACACTCCGGCGCACCCTTGGTGCGCGAGCCGGGCAGCTCCTGGCCGTGCGCGTCCACGCACCAGCACACGGCCAGCGCGGCGTGGCACTGGCGCGGCCGGTAGAAGCCGCGCGCGTCGCACGCCGGCACGTaggcgcccgcgcccgccgcgcccgggTGCGCGCGCGCCAGCGCCGTGCagggccgcgccgcgcgccgcaggCAGCCGCACCACGCCGCGCGGCTcagccccgcgcccccgcccgcgcccccgccgccgccgcacgacGACAGGAACGGCCGCAGGCAGCGCTCGCGCTCGTCGTGCCCTGCACAACACGCGCCGTCAGAGACACACGCCCACGCAAGCTCGGGCCGGCGGACGCCGCGCGCATACTCACGCAGCGAGTACAGGTTGGCCGCGGACAGCAGCCCGTCGCCGTCCGTGTCGAGGTGCGCGAACATCCAGCGCACCTCCGGCTTGCAGTCGCTCGGGAACCCTGCGCAGACGTTATCTGTTTACTATCGGCTCGCATCGAACACTTATACGCAACATAGTCAGTGCAACAATACCATCGGCCGAGGGTGCCGTGGCCCCCGCCTCTTCCATCAGTACAGAAAACCAATCCAGAAGTCGATTCGCCATCTTATCCAATGCGCAACCTTCAGAGCCTGTACAAAGACGGACAATTGAGTATATTAGGCACACAAGACATACAAGCTCGACTCCTACGTCACAGCAGTATAATATTACGCTAAACCACTCACCTTGTGGGAATCGTCGACGGGACTGTCTCTCTGGTAGAACCTCGTTGTGGGAGGATTCCATTTTTCGGCGCCGCCAATCCTACGCGGAAACAAAACGGTGAATGAATGTATTAGGTACTACAATTTACAATACTAGTCATACACACGCTGACAGGATTTGTGTTATGTACCTAATGTtagattaatattatacaatatctGGAAATTTAGGCTTCCGTACGATTTTTTCCTTCGTCATCaagaaaacatttacaaattttacaatCTACGTAAGAAATGGTTTTCTACTAAGAAAGTACAGcattataactttgaaaacgtCAGATTGGTATTGATGGCAGTTGGTAGATATGGAGGGCatggaggtagctgacaccttggattaagaTATAGCCTACCTACTttcttttatccgacttcgttaaagaAGGGTTATATTTTTGCACCTGTAATCAAAATTCAGGCGGGCGAAGCTGAGAAAACGGCTAGTTACATTGATGGCAAGTTCCGATGCAGATCAGTAGATGGCCCGAAATGTCACGATCGCACTACCTcgcttataaaacaaaaacgcgTCAGCGTCAATATTCAGGCAGTTTTCAAAGGATTCTAACGATATCCTTTGgtcctttaattaaaatgagtCGTATAAAATAAGGGTGTTGTGTAGTTACGGTGTGCGAGTCCTGGCGgtgcgggcgcgggcggcggtgCGGGCGGCGACACGGACAGAAGCCGCGGCAGGCGAGCCGCAcgggccgcgcgccgcgccgcacgcAGTTGTGCAGGTCCAGGCGGCACAGCGACGAGTACGTGCGGTTGTCCGAGCCGCACAGGAACgacgcgcccgccgcgcccgacCCGCCCGACCCGCCGCACCCCACGCAGCTGCACAGTATTGCATTATAACCACAATCGTACTCTAAAATATAATCGGTTTAATGATAATCGGACAAAGTGGGCGAGATtgcgatcacacaaatgcttgtcctacgcgaggatcaaTCCCGCGCATTTGTATTTGCCGTGCAAGTTTTGGTTGTGTATACGAATTCATTCGGTTCTCGAATGTCAAGATACTATTGAACCAAACAAAAATTGAGTAATGATCGAGTGGACGTCGTCGGCTATCAATCAAACTTAGCTTCAATTCCAAGGAGACTGACTTGACTCTTGAGTTTGTCAGGAGTAAGCCTAGTGGGCTAATGGGTACTTTCAAACAGAAGCTATCATTGCACGATATGCATGGTGACAATGGCTTTGTTTATCTTTCTGGATGATTTGTGTCAGTAGAGCTGTCAGGCAATATTAACAGCTAAGACACTATTGCCGAGTTATGGGTTGctaagcataaataaataacttaaagcaACCGTTGCTTTAAGTTATCTTAGTTATTAGTGACAGAACGACAAACCAAACACAGTCCAGGGGAAAGCTTCATTCTGTGAACTGTTCACTATCAGTTGCCTACACGGCATAAAGCCCAGAAGACGGGCCTTTGAGACTAAGCATGTTTCACTGAAAGAtcattttttagtttgtcaaaCATTGCCAAAAGGTTTGTCAAACATGTTCGCGTTTTACTTGGATTAAAGGACTTTTAAACGGCTCCAACAAGAGATGCAGCGCCGCTGCAGCACTGACCGCTTGGCGTCGTCGGCGTCGAGGTCGGCGTCGGCGTCGTCGTGTGCGCTGGCGTCGTAGAACACGTCATCATCGTCGCCGTCCCGCTCCCACTCGCCGCCACGAGCTTCTGGCTCTCGGTCCCACACTCCGCCACCACTACTTGCTGCTACTATTATATCTCtgaaattatacaattttgatcCAAATAACTAAAGATATCCCTAATCCTTGCGATTTGGAGCTGCGTATCACAAATCAGAATACAGAAAGGCAACATGCACACCATGACCACAGATTCCTAAGCTGTTACTAACAGCGCGGCGGTACAAGCCACGAAAATATGGGGCACTTCCGCTCTTTAGCAAGCAGCACTGCGAAACTGTCTCAGTCTGGCTAGAGTGTTTCCCAACTGGCAACAAAAGCCGACCAGTCAGAACTTTGTGCAGTTGTACTCAGTACAGTGCTCATTGTGATAAACTGACTGTACGGTTTGTAGAGCTCTCTAGTGAGGAATTAGTGTACTGTGTAATAATTGGCGCCAGTACGCAGTACCGCGCTGGTTTTTTATCGCACATTATCTCCATGAAGTGAAATCGAAATTGTCTATGAAGTAAAGATGAGTGattcgattaaaattaattttactggaGCATTTAtgatgagataaaaaaaaatttcgttCCAAAAATTAATTCCCGCTTTTTTGTCATCGGTTCACTTGtacaagacaaaataaatttgaaagaatggtcaaaaagtaatttagttaCCTACGTAGTATTCTTATCAAGACGGACGGGGGACCGGTGAATTAGCGGAGGAGAGAGCGACTCAGAGCGAGGATTTGCTAATTAGGACGGCAAGAGAGGAAATGAGTTATTTATAGATAGAAATTAAACGATTTCTTACCCTCTGCGTAGGATATCCTTTTTGGTGGCGCAGAGCGCGGTGAAGGCGTCCCGCAACACGCACACCTCGCGCTTCTTGCACACCAGCGAGCGACACAGAGAGTCTGCAAACAATACGCGTctccttattaaaataaattgtctgtTGGTGCCTGGCTATCATTCTCAGAAGTCTCGATACTCACTGTGGGGGTCGTACACATACCGCCGAGGTCGGCGCGCGTGACCGACGCCTACTTCGGCCGCGCCACCATCCTGCCAAAAACAAACACTCTCTTATAACTTGTTGTATCCATGACGTTGCAGCGAGGACACGAGGCGAACTGTACAAACTGTGAATATTGCATTATCTAAGGGTAATAATTGTCATTATGTATACATAAGAGAGCAGGACCAACAGgagtaggtaaataaaataactaatgaaATGGAAATTGGTTAAGCGCGATTCGAACTTGCGACACTACCATGAAATTGATGACTGtgccaaatatttattattctcaaATCTAAATCAATCTAAATAATCGTGAAagcggtaacagaaatacatcatacattatgttaaaattttaactgtagctaccatggttcatgagatacaattCGGTTACAGGCAGAAGGACAGCTAGCGGGAAATTTGTAATAGTTGACCTACTCATAGAATTTTGTTGGTAAATATTGATAATACCTACTTCTTGTGCAATTTGATGTATTTAGATATAGTCGTCTATTATTGGAGAAAGCTTAGGTTAGAACTGAGAGCACGGTCTCGCGAAAGCGAGCGATGGAAGCTAACGTGCTGCGTCAGCGGACGCCGAGCACCAGATTTACTCTATTGTAGGAAAAATGAAATTccatgttaatattaataaataaaagctagaAAACCCCATAATTACAATACAGAACGGTTTGGTTATCTAAGACTTTGTGCACTTTGGGCTTTTACAGCAACGTCACGTCTGATAGCAAGCAACAGCCAACACAACGAGTGATGCACCTATTAGAACTCAGTAGGTGGCTGTAAGTATGGCTGACCGCGCATCAAACagtattacttaaatacatacaaGTAGGGTGTGAGAGGAGAACTCTCTTTGGCTCTACTTAAAGCTTTCATTTATCTGTCACTTACAGGtggtaaaaacaaaaccttcAAAAGCAATTGTAGACCCTGCCGGGCACAGCAAGTTTTGAGATTGGAGAGAAGAGCGCTTTTATTCGTTATTCAATTTCTTTgttattgcattatttttatttatatgaccATAATTTTTTTGAGTCCAAGCATATTAATCGTTCAAATTGCAGATTATTACCTAGATCAGAACCTATAAGTAGCGCGAACAAGTAGACAAAAAGCCAGAGTATAATATCATAATTGCTTAACTTAAGTCTTCCTTATTCAGTTTGTAGATTTAATTAGTTGCCCTTGACCTTAGTGTTTAATCCGGCCTAACGTGGTATATTACAGACAGGCGGGTATAGCATAAGTATCTACATTTATATGGAACCAATCAATGCAAGTTTTAgtcaaattgtatttaaagctatgttataatatatacatagcTTAGTATAAAGaatagtaaaaaagtaaaaaatatggcCTGTTCGAGCCAGTTCATGACATTGCTGCCAACAGGAGTACATGCTTACCTCAACGATTGTAAAGTGAACATTTGTCAAAGATGACAAAGATATTGTTTAGCACACACAGgttaaaaaatcaataactaAGTAAGCAAAACGTCGCTTTTGTAACCAGAGTGCATTGAATGAGATAAGTTAGAGCGTGAGTATCCGAAGTACCATTTcagtaaataagtacttattaaaaTGTGCACAGTAATGAATAAGTgtgtttaaaatagtttcagaCAAATGCATTGGTATTGGGTAGGGGCTCGCGGTCCGGACTCGGAGGCTGCGACTGCAGCGAGCACGGGAGCGTAGTGCGGGCGGGGAAGTGTCTCACCGCGTCGTCGTCGAACTCAAAGTCCTGGTCGGTGCGGcgcgccgcagccgccgccagcgccagcagcgccgcCAGAGTCGCCGCCCTCACGAACGAGTGCATCGCGCCAACACTCTCGCGCCACTGCCGCGCGGCCCGCCGCACCGGCCGCACTCCACCCGCTCGTCGCACGCCGCGCGCCTGCCACAGAGCCGGACCGCACCCGAACCCGACCCGAACTGCCTAACAACACTTACCTTCCAAAGTGACTAGGTATCCCTTATTTTGTGATCTTCAGCAACATTCAATCAGACAAACATAATTCTAAAATTTTACTGACACGACCGTATGTTACTGCCGACACGTTttgtaaaagatatttttcgCACCGCGCGTTGATAGGTATTGGATGTTTGATGTAGGTATAGAATAGGATTCTATTCGAAGGCATTTTTAATGACCTGCTTTTATCTTATCATGTAAGTACCTACGAATAAATTTTCTTactacagataataaaatatacaatagatACTCTTTCGACCGTGATACATTAGGCACTAGCTGTTTCTCGCTGGCTGGCTTTGCCCATCAGGATGTCGTTTATAGCTGCAAacaccttattttattttaacgaagtcggatagTCTATTGACGACTCCAAGCACTGATCAGTCCAGCCATTTGGGAGGAAGGAGGTAACAGACATACACACACAAATGctttcgcatttttaatattaatgagatGTGACCCACTACAGTGCTTTAATCGGAAATAGTAGAGACAGACCTGGCCGGACAGTGAAAAATTGACTAAACTTGTAGATACCGTCCCTTTACTGAATATTCGCTAGCTTAATACTTAGGCAGGTAATATAAATCGCGTCGCCTCTGTAGAGCGCGTGAGCTTTGTCGGGGCGCGGGTCGCGCGGCATCCGGCTCGAGTGCGTCTGGCTGGAGGGGGCCCTCCCTCCGCTCCGCCGCCCCGCGCCCCTCGCAGCTATACAGCCTTCGAGTCGCTCCCTCGCAGCTTCCTACTAGAACTAGCTCCTTCCTAAGAGCGACGGGCCCGGCTCTATAACTGTGTTCAAACCTataaaatgtttcttatttatagCTTCCattctttaaacaataataaagatgtGAGCTGATACTGATAGGTACAAAGTAAATAGTAAGTTAATATTGAACCAGTCGTTGCAGCGCGGCTCTACATACTAAGCTTCTGTCGATGATCATGACGTAGGTAAACCTATTGTTATTTATCGTTGCCATGTTTTACTAGAACTTTTATTGTATTGCTAATAACAGGACAATGTtttgattgttgttttattgttgagCTACAATAACGATGAGACTTCAGTACAAATATCCCAACTGATCAACCTTATAGCGATTCGAATAATTCTCCTCGCTGTGTTGTCCAAGATCTAGTAGTACGACACCTACACTGGCAACCCAATACGAATTGTGGCATAAATCTGTTTTTAAGAAACATTCGTTTCCTTCGTTTCTTATTAACGTTTAAAACAGGTATCGAACCCGTTACTCACGTTATAAATGTGTAACCAGCGAGCGGCTTATCAGTATGGCACTCCTAGAAAActtatcgttgtaatatcgtaTCAGGCGTATCTACGATTTAGGGGGTATTATTAACCATTGCCTGTTACATGTTTC
This region of Trichoplusia ni isolate ovarian cell line Hi5 chromosome 14, tn1, whole genome shotgun sequence genomic DNA includes:
- the LOC113500462 gene encoding proteoglycan Cow, giving the protein MHSFVRAATLAALLALAAAAARRTDQDFEFDDDADGGAAEVGVGHARRPRRYVYDPHNSLCRSLVCKKREVCVLRDAFTALCATKKDILRRGDIIVAASSGGGVWDREPEARGGEWERDGDDDDVFYDASAHDDADADLDADDAKRCVGCGGSGGSGAAGASFLCGSDNRTYSSLCRLDLHNCVRRGARPVRLACRGFCPCRRPHRRPRPHRQDSHTDWRRRKMESSHNEVLPERQSRRRFPQGSEGCALDKMANRLLDWFSVLMEEAGATAPSADGFPSDCKPEVRWMFAHLDTDGDGLLSAANLYSLRHDERERCLRPFLSSCGGGGGAGGGAGLSRAAWCGCLRRAARPCTALARAHPGAAGAGAYVPACDARGFYRPRQCHAALAVCWCVDAHGQELPGSRTKGAPECPGEKSEEGAEGAPADDEDGGAGSGDAELRF